In Rhodopirellula sp. P2, the DNA window TCGCCAGCCATTCCATCGGTCCGTTCCTGCTGTTGATGAGCATGTTTGGAACGACCATGACCGCCTTTGCCTTGGTCGGCAGCAGCGGCGAAGCCTTCCGCGAAGGCATCGGCGTCTACGGCATGCTGGCCAGCAGCAGTGGGATCATTCACTCCCTGTGCTTCTTTCTGATTGGTGTCAAAGTTTGGCGATTCGCTCGCGCCCACAACTACACCACCCAAATCGAATTCTTCCGCGACCGCCTGAACAACAATCTGGTCGGCTGGCTGCTGTTCCCGATCCTGGTCGGCATGATCATCCCATACCTGTTGGTCGGCGTGATCAGTGCCGGTGGTGTTGTCCAAGCCCTGACCGCCGGGCTGGCCCCGGACATGTTCCCGGTTCCTCTCGAAGGTGGCCCCGGCGGAATCGACCCGGCGGTGCACGGCGGCATTCCCGCTTGGCTCGGTTCGCTCACGATCTGCACGGTCGTGTTGGTGTACGTGTTCTTTGGCGGGATGCGCGGCACCACCTGGGCCAACACCTTCCAAACGTTGGTCTTCATGATTCTGGGAGTCGTGACGTTCTTCGTCATCGCCAACAAACTTGGCAAGCAAGACAGCTTCTTCGAAAACCTCCGTGTGCTTGGTGAATCCATTCCCGAAGAAGGCAAAACCAGGGTGGCGATGAGCAAGACCAAGTTCTTCACCTACCTGATGATTCCTCTGTCCGTGGGGATGTTCCCGCACCTGTTTCAACACTGGATGACCGCCAAGAAAGCCAGCACGTTCAAGCTGTCCGTCATCTGCCACCCGCTGTTCATCATGATTGTCTGGGTGCCGTGTGTCCTGGTGGGCGTTTGGGCGACCGGCGAATTGATGCCGACCAAGCCCCCACTGCCACGTTTGCCCGGTGGCGACCTGGTGGACGCGAACAAGGTGTTGCCTTTCCTGGTCAAAACACAGACCGCACCGATCCTGGGTGGTTTCTTGGCCGCGGGGATTCTGGCCGCGATCATGTCCAGCCTGGACAGCCAGTTCCTGTGCATCGGAACGATGTTCAACAACGACGTGGTCAACCACACGTTCGGCGAAGACCGTTTCTCGGACAAACAACAAGTCCTGTTCACACGGTTGTTCATCGTCGGAATCGTGGCCATCACGTACCTGCTCAGCCTCGGCAACGTTCGCAGTGTGTTTGCACTGGGAGTCTGGTGTTTCAGCGGATTCAGTGCCCTGTTCCCGTTGGTTGTCGCGGCGTTGTATTGGCGAGGCCTCACTGCATCGGGCGCAATCGCCGGTATTCTGGCCGCAATTTCCAGTTGGTCTTACCTGTTCTACCACGGCACCTTGGATCCCGAGGGCCTGAGCAAGTATGTCCTGCGTCTGCCAATCGGAGGCGAGACCTACGAAGTGATGCCCGTCGTCGCGATGGTGTTCAGCACGCTGATTGCGATGGTCGTGGTTTCCATGGTGACACCCAAGCCGCCGAAGGAAACCCTGGCAAAGTTCTTCCCAGATCAGGCCTGATCCAACGCCTGAAATTCGATACGCAGGAAGGTCGTGCAGTTCGAAAGTGCTGCACTACCGGACGTTTCTCATCACCCTCCCCCTGGGAGGGTCGAGCG includes these proteins:
- a CDS encoding sodium:solute symporter family protein, with amino-acid sequence MMYLAMHNGVPQFIIILVYLGLLLALGLFSSRLFRGTKEDYQVASHSIGPFLLLMSMFGTTMTAFALVGSSGEAFREGIGVYGMLASSSGIIHSLCFFLIGVKVWRFARAHNYTTQIEFFRDRLNNNLVGWLLFPILVGMIIPYLLVGVISAGGVVQALTAGLAPDMFPVPLEGGPGGIDPAVHGGIPAWLGSLTICTVVLVYVFFGGMRGTTWANTFQTLVFMILGVVTFFVIANKLGKQDSFFENLRVLGESIPEEGKTRVAMSKTKFFTYLMIPLSVGMFPHLFQHWMTAKKASTFKLSVICHPLFIMIVWVPCVLVGVWATGELMPTKPPLPRLPGGDLVDANKVLPFLVKTQTAPILGGFLAAGILAAIMSSLDSQFLCIGTMFNNDVVNHTFGEDRFSDKQQVLFTRLFIVGIVAITYLLSLGNVRSVFALGVWCFSGFSALFPLVVAALYWRGLTASGAIAGILAAISSWSYLFYHGTLDPEGLSKYVLRLPIGGETYEVMPVVAMVFSTLIAMVVVSMVTPKPPKETLAKFFPDQA